A DNA window from Macrobrachium rosenbergii isolate ZJJX-2024 chromosome 41, ASM4041242v1, whole genome shotgun sequence contains the following coding sequences:
- the LOC136826552 gene encoding collagen alpha-1(III) chain-like → MLLATHWTCHTTERTRPEDSPQEDTWSRRETRSLDLPHHREDTTAGKGERPAVGGCWPLTGPATPQRGPGHRRRPEEPGRTSDQQLGAAGRSSDLPQTEKTRPQEEPPPTPGETQRPVRKSDLQLGCCWPLTGPATPPRGPGQRRSRRRHLERRNGREGGATSSWGLLLDLPQSPEHQATPQEEANTWRNTGPGRPATSSWGLSRHRTCHTTWRPSQRRSCWLTPGETQRPGRRADQQLGGCWPLTGPATPPRGPGQRRSRRRHLERRNGQEGGVTSSWRSAGRSPDLPHNREGQATGTPRPAAGKGEQPAVQQLGAAGRSLTCHTTERTRPQEELPPTPG, encoded by the coding sequence atGCTGCTGGCCACTCactggacctgccacaccaccgagagGACCAGGCCAGAGGACAGTCCACAGGAGGACACCTGGAGCCGGCGGGAAACACGCTCactggacctgccacaccaccgagagGACACAAcagccgggaagggcgagcgaccagcagttgggggctgctggccgctcaccggacctgccacaccacagAGAGGACCAGGACACAGGAGGAGGCCCGAGGAGCCAGGAAGGACAagtgaccagcagttgggggctgctggccgctcatcGGACCTGCCACAGACCGAGAAGACCAGGCCACAGGAGGAGCCGCCGCCAACACCTGGAGAGACGCAACGGCCAGTAAGGAAGAGCGACCTGCAGTTGGGATGCTGCTGGCcactcaccggacctgccacaccaccgagagGACCAGGCCAgaggaggagccgccgccgacacctggagagacgcaacggccgggaagggggagcaaccagcagttgggggctgctgctGGACCTGCCACAATCACCAGAGCACCAGGCCACACCACAGGAGGAGGCCAACACCTGGAGAAACACAGGGCCGGGAAGgccggcgaccagcagttgggggctgagccgccaccggacctgccacaccacctgGAGACCAAGCCAGAGGAGGAGCTGCTGGCTGACACCTGGAGagacgcaacggccgggaaggagagccgaccagcagttggggggctgctggccactcactggacctgccacaccaccgagagGACCAGGCCAgaggaggagccgccgccgacacctggagagacGCAACGGCCAGGAAGGGGGAGTGACCAGCAGTTGGAGGTCTGCTGGCCGATCACCAGACCTGCCACACAACCGAGAGGGCCAGGCCACAGGGACGCCGCGACCAGCGGCTGGGAAGGGCGAGCAACCAGCCGTCCAGCAgctgggggctgctggccgctcactgacctgccacaccaccgagagGACCAGGCCACAGGAGGAgctgccgccgacacctggatAG